One genomic segment of Clostridium estertheticum subsp. estertheticum includes these proteins:
- a CDS encoding SPFH domain-containing protein, which translates to MIPYTLLIIAGIVIVVLILIIYGIGATSIGSDEVGIVEKWWSSGGSVPADGLIALKGEAGYQPEVLRAGIHFKTPFKYKVKKVRLVTIPQGQIAYVFSRSGESLGEGQTLGKVIPESKSFQDVVGFLNNGGQKGPQRQILREGTYAFNLAQFIIITKDKVHSIFTSKAETAQIETMRSDLAKDSGFNPVIISSSKVSESYTQQDDGSEIENSVNKNTAKRSTSRDTIGIVTINEGPTPDNGAIIAPIVGDGINNEFYHNNFQEPEKFLAADGRKGKQMQVLTDGVYFINRMFATVDIVPKSIIDIGYVGVVVSYFGDKGEDVSGKGYSHGELVEQGKKGIWRDSMMPGKYAFNTYAGKVVPVPTTNVILKWISGQTGVHKLDDNLKEISLITKDAFEPNLPLTVVFNIDYRKASSVIQRFGDIKMLIEQSLDPMVAGYFKNIGQTKTLIELVQDRSQIQQQAADEMTGKFKLYDLELQEVLIGTPAASSSDTRIEKILAQLRDRQVAMEEIKTNEAKQKSAEKQRELNEAEAKAMAQSALTQSSIDIEVADNKGKSELRLAEQLAFKTQKLAEADKYKRTQEADAERYTREAQAAAGAKTIELTAEANAKQVELQAKAESFKLETVGKATALNIKAVADATAEQETKVGIAKGAAAKALVEAYGGPDLQVRQSVMIAFAEALKISKSPLVPQTIIMGGADGKTPNAMEGIMSMVLANMASEKGSIIPKSIENIDGKEIIKTQSK; encoded by the coding sequence ATGATTCCGTACACATTATTAATTATAGCAGGTATAGTAATAGTAGTACTAATTTTAATTATTTATGGAATAGGGGCTACAAGCATAGGATCAGATGAAGTAGGTATTGTCGAGAAATGGTGGAGTTCAGGTGGTTCAGTGCCAGCTGATGGCCTTATAGCACTTAAAGGAGAAGCAGGTTACCAACCAGAAGTACTAAGGGCTGGTATTCATTTCAAAACACCTTTCAAGTATAAGGTTAAAAAGGTTAGGCTTGTAACTATACCACAAGGACAAATAGCTTATGTATTTTCAAGGTCTGGAGAAAGTTTAGGAGAGGGCCAAACTTTAGGTAAAGTTATACCAGAAAGCAAGTCATTCCAAGACGTTGTAGGATTTTTAAATAATGGTGGACAAAAAGGACCACAAAGGCAAATTCTTCGTGAGGGTACTTATGCATTTAACTTAGCACAATTTATTATAATTACTAAGGATAAAGTACATTCAATATTTACTTCAAAAGCTGAAACAGCTCAAATAGAGACAATGAGAAGTGACTTAGCTAAGGATAGTGGGTTTAATCCTGTAATTATATCAAGTTCAAAAGTTTCTGAGTCATATACCCAGCAGGATGATGGTAGTGAAATAGAAAATAGCGTTAATAAAAACACAGCTAAAAGGTCAACTAGCCGTGATACTATAGGTATTGTAACTATTAATGAGGGTCCAACACCTGATAATGGAGCAATTATAGCACCTATTGTTGGTGATGGTATAAATAATGAGTTCTATCACAACAATTTTCAAGAACCAGAGAAATTTTTAGCTGCAGATGGTAGAAAAGGTAAACAAATGCAAGTACTTACTGATGGAGTTTATTTCATTAATAGAATGTTTGCAACTGTTGATATAGTACCTAAAAGCATAATAGATATTGGATATGTAGGGGTAGTGGTAAGCTACTTTGGTGATAAAGGTGAAGATGTTTCTGGAAAAGGGTATTCTCATGGAGAACTTGTAGAACAAGGTAAAAAAGGTATTTGGAGAGATTCTATGATGCCAGGAAAGTATGCATTTAATACTTATGCTGGTAAAGTGGTTCCAGTTCCTACTACCAATGTAATACTTAAGTGGATTAGTGGTCAAACTGGTGTGCATAAATTAGATGATAATTTAAAAGAAATCAGTTTGATAACAAAGGATGCTTTCGAGCCTAATTTACCACTAACCGTAGTATTTAACATTGATTATAGAAAAGCATCATCAGTTATACAAAGGTTTGGGGATATAAAAATGCTTATAGAGCAATCTCTCGATCCAATGGTAGCTGGGTATTTTAAAAACATTGGGCAAACTAAAACTCTTATAGAACTTGTTCAAGATAGAAGTCAAATTCAACAACAAGCAGCAGACGAAATGACAGGTAAATTTAAATTATATGATTTAGAACTACAAGAAGTATTAATTGGAACACCAGCTGCTTCTTCTAGCGATACAAGAATTGAAAAAATTCTTGCACAGTTAAGAGATAGACAAGTAGCTATGGAAGAAATTAAGACAAATGAGGCTAAACAAAAATCTGCTGAAAAGCAAAGAGAACTAAACGAGGCAGAGGCAAAAGCAATGGCGCAGTCAGCTCTTACACAATCAAGTATTGATATAGAAGTTGCTGATAATAAGGGTAAATCTGAATTAAGACTTGCAGAACAGTTAGCATTTAAAACTCAGAAACTTGCAGAAGCCGACAAATACAAGAGAACTCAAGAAGCGGATGCTGAAAGGTATACAAGGGAAGCACAAGCAGCAGCAGGGGCGAAGACTATTGAACTAACAGCTGAGGCTAATGCGAAGCAGGTAGAACTTCAAGCAAAAGCAGAATCATTTAAGCTTGAAACAGTTGGAAAGGCAACAGCATTAAATATTAAAGCAGTTGCAGATGCGACTGCTGAGCAAGAAACAAAGGTAGGAATTGCAAAGGGAGCTGCAGCTAAGGCTTTAGTTGAGGCATATGGCGGCCCTGATTTACAAGTTAGGCAAAGTGTTATGATAGCATTTGCAGAGGCGTTAAAAATAAGTAAGTCACCATTAGTGCCACAAACTATAATAATGGGTGGAGCTGATGGAAAAACACCTAACGCAATGGAAGGTATAATGAGTATGGTACTTGCAAATATGGCAAGTGAAAAAGGTTCTATAATACCCAAAAGTATTGAGAACATTGATGGTAAAGAGATAATCAAAACACAAAGTAAATAG
- the clcA gene encoding H(+)/Cl(-) exchange transporter ClcA has translation MESKNKHNTYNSLFNWRSLRLKLVVEGIGVGIITGLLIVLYRYTLEKAGFFVNYVYKTISINPVLILPWICVLILIGYIVGLMVKHEPMITGSGIPQVEGVLLRKLDMTWWRVIIGKFFGGVLSIGSGLSLGREGPSVQLGAAVGQGFSKVFKRIKIEEKYLMTSGASAGLSAAFNAPLAGALFALEEVHKNFSPLILLSALSAALSADFVASSFLGLKPIFVIKNLSILPLKFYFYLIILGIIVGVLGVLFNKILLKTQDLYVTQTWLPKEMRMVVPLLISVIIGILLPQALGGGHELITSLFTGNPSLTILVILVFVKFLFTMLSFGSGAPGGIFLPLLAIGALIGNVYGITLVHFAHFNSMYINNFIILAMAGYFTAVVRAPITGIILLTEMTGSFSQLLSLSVVSIVAYIVADILASKPIYESLLEKFLHNQGEKISFGNKRNKAILEFVVCMGSDLDGKQIRDVIWPSHCLLVTVKRGEHEIIPKGSTVIFPGDYLIVLTNEDRVAKMNDALTIMTASCEVLK, from the coding sequence ATGGAATCAAAAAACAAACACAATACCTATAATTCCTTGTTCAACTGGCGTAGTCTTAGATTAAAGCTCGTGGTTGAAGGAATAGGGGTAGGTATTATTACAGGTTTATTAATTGTACTGTATCGTTATACACTTGAAAAAGCAGGATTTTTTGTAAATTATGTTTATAAAACTATATCTATAAACCCAGTACTTATTTTACCATGGATTTGTGTTTTAATACTTATAGGATATATTGTAGGACTAATGGTTAAACATGAGCCCATGATTACTGGAAGTGGAATCCCTCAAGTGGAAGGAGTTTTACTTAGAAAGCTTGATATGACCTGGTGGAGAGTTATAATTGGTAAATTTTTTGGAGGAGTTCTTTCAATAGGATCAGGTCTTTCTTTAGGCAGGGAAGGCCCATCGGTTCAATTAGGGGCAGCCGTTGGTCAAGGGTTTAGTAAGGTCTTTAAAAGAATAAAGATTGAAGAAAAATATCTCATGACAAGTGGAGCTAGTGCAGGACTGTCAGCTGCATTTAATGCACCACTCGCTGGTGCATTATTTGCCTTAGAAGAGGTTCATAAAAATTTTTCGCCTTTAATTTTACTGTCTGCATTATCTGCGGCATTATCAGCTGATTTTGTAGCAAGCAGCTTTTTGGGATTAAAACCAATTTTCGTAATTAAAAATTTATCTATATTGCCACTTAAATTTTATTTTTATTTGATTATACTAGGTATTATTGTTGGGGTTTTAGGGGTTTTATTTAATAAAATTCTTTTGAAAACTCAAGATTTATATGTAACTCAAACATGGCTCCCAAAAGAAATGAGAATGGTAGTACCATTATTAATTTCAGTCATAATTGGAATTCTATTACCACAAGCATTAGGAGGGGGTCACGAACTAATAACTTCATTATTTACAGGAAACCCATCTTTAACAATTTTAGTAATTCTAGTTTTTGTAAAATTCTTATTCACTATGCTAAGTTTTGGGTCGGGTGCGCCAGGAGGAATATTTCTTCCACTTCTTGCTATTGGAGCTTTAATAGGAAATGTTTATGGGATAACACTTGTACATTTTGCACATTTTAATAGTATGTATATTAATAACTTTATAATACTTGCAATGGCAGGATATTTCACAGCTGTAGTTAGAGCGCCTATAACTGGAATTATTCTACTTACTGAAATGACAGGTTCTTTTAGTCAATTACTTTCTTTATCTGTTGTATCTATTGTTGCATATATTGTGGCGGATATTTTGGCATCAAAACCTATTTATGAATCGTTACTAGAAAAATTTCTACATAATCAAGGAGAAAAGATATCCTTCGGTAATAAGAGAAACAAGGCTATACTAGAGTTTGTTGTTTGTATGGGATCAGATTTAGATGGAAAACAAATTAGAGATGTCATATGGCCATCTCATTGCTTGTTAGTAACAGTTAAGCGGGGAGAACATGAGATAATACCAAAAGGATCTACCGTTATTTTTCCAGGCGATTATTTGATTGTACTTACCAATGAGGATAGAGTCGCCAAAATGAATGATGCGCTTACAATAATGACAGCAAGTTGTGAGGTATTAAAATAA
- a CDS encoding GGDEF domain-containing protein, with protein sequence MMDKTLISIDEITSRVKDLIKNNEGPFSVVTCDIDNLNNINKIHGDDIGDEVINKVISIFSNNLSDTDLINRSGDEFTLLLVKKGAERSFMDLEEIRRYLSDNTFDLKSLTKTENINITLSFGVASYPRDSKNVIDLLRVADSGLFRAKKEGRNRICLSEAESMVLKSSYFTKTQLDRLSELSKANDKTEAFLLREALDGLFKKYNK encoded by the coding sequence ATGATGGATAAAACACTAATTTCTATAGATGAAATAACATCAAGAGTTAAAGATTTAATTAAAAATAATGAAGGACCTTTTAGTGTAGTTACATGCGATATTGATAATCTAAATAATATTAATAAAATTCATGGGGATGATATAGGCGATGAAGTAATTAATAAAGTTATTTCTATATTTAGTAATAATTTATCTGATACAGATTTAATAAATAGAAGTGGTGATGAATTTACTTTGTTACTTGTAAAAAAAGGCGCAGAGAGAAGTTTTATGGACTTAGAAGAAATAAGAAGATATTTATCAGATAATACCTTCGATTTAAAAAGTTTAACTAAAACAGAAAACATTAATATTACTCTAAGCTTTGGAGTTGCTAGTTATCCACGTGATTCTAAAAATGTTATAGATCTTCTTAGAGTTGCGGATAGCGGTCTTTTTAGAGCTAAAAAAGAGGGGAGAAATAGAATTTGTCTATCAGAGGCAGAAAGTATGGTACTGAAATCAAGTTATTTTACTAAAACTCAACTTGATAGGTTATCAGAACTTTCTAAGGCAAATGATAAAACCGAAGCATTTCTTTTAAGGGAAGCATTGGATGGTTTATTTAAAAAATATAACAAATAA
- the nhaA gene encoding Na+/H+ antiporter NhaA, which translates to MNLKKNNKITSPIISFFKNESASGIILMVFAVIALIVANSGIASSYDKFLHSYITIGYKDFSLSMSILHWINDGLMAIFFFVVGMEIKRELVVGELKSINKTILPVGAAIGGMIIPAIIYSIFNYNQPTSLGWGIPMATDIAFALGVLSLVGSKRAPKGIITFLTALAIVDDLGAIIVIAIFYTNQISLTALLVSLVGIITLILMNKFKVKYVSLFIFLGIILWTSLLKSGIHSTIAGVLLAMTIPVKKDKLEFKSSMLYKLEHMITPWSSFVIMPIFALANAGVVFSFNSFSKILVEPVGLGIIFGLFLGKQIGIFGASYLLIHFKIAKLPSKVTLKHIYGASLLGGIGFTMSLFVSSLSFPGGELLSMAKISVISASMISAIAGILVFKSIKIHN; encoded by the coding sequence ATGAATTTAAAAAAAAATAACAAGATTACTAGTCCAATTATAAGCTTTTTTAAAAATGAATCTGCCAGTGGTATAATTCTGATGGTCTTTGCTGTAATTGCATTAATAGTGGCTAATTCTGGAATTGCCTCTAGCTATGATAAGTTTCTCCATAGTTACATAACTATCGGATACAAAGATTTTTCATTATCAATGTCCATTCTACATTGGATAAATGATGGATTAATGGCTATATTTTTCTTTGTAGTTGGTATGGAAATAAAAAGGGAGCTAGTTGTAGGAGAACTTAAGTCTATAAATAAAACTATATTGCCTGTGGGCGCGGCTATTGGTGGAATGATAATCCCAGCTATTATCTATTCAATATTTAATTATAATCAGCCTACTAGTTTAGGCTGGGGAATTCCTATGGCAACTGATATTGCTTTTGCACTTGGAGTACTTTCTTTAGTAGGAAGCAAGCGAGCACCGAAGGGAATAATTACTTTTCTTACAGCACTCGCAATAGTTGATGATTTAGGTGCTATTATTGTAATTGCTATTTTCTACACTAACCAAATTTCACTCACTGCACTTTTGGTGTCTTTAGTAGGGATAATAACACTTATATTAATGAATAAATTTAAGGTTAAGTATGTATCGCTTTTTATATTTTTAGGTATTATATTATGGACAAGTCTCTTAAAATCAGGTATACATTCTACTATTGCTGGTGTATTACTTGCTATGACTATACCAGTTAAGAAAGATAAATTAGAATTTAAAAGTTCTATGTTATATAAGCTTGAGCATATGATAACGCCTTGGTCTAGTTTTGTAATTATGCCTATATTTGCATTAGCAAACGCAGGTGTGGTTTTTAGTTTTAACAGTTTCTCAAAAATTTTAGTAGAACCAGTTGGACTTGGAATTATTTTTGGACTATTTTTGGGGAAACAAATAGGAATATTTGGAGCATCATATTTATTAATACATTTTAAAATTGCTAAGCTCCCATCGAAGGTAACTTTAAAACATATATATGGTGCAAGTTTACTTGGTGGTATTGGATTTACAATGTCATTATTTGTATCCTCATTATCTTTTCCAGGAGGAGAGCTATTATCTATGGCTAAAATAAGTGTAATATCTGCCTCTATGATATCAGCAATTGCGGGTATTTTAGTTTTTAAATCTATAAAAATTCATAATTGA
- a CDS encoding NAD(P)H-dependent oxidoreductase subunit E, whose translation MMSSQIDFSKLDNILQNHENKPSNIIAILQDTQEIYRYLPKEVFAYFSEKLGMSMAKIYGVATFYDNFSLEPKGTYVIKICDGTACHVRKSVPILDKMRAELGLSEKKTTTDNLRFTVETVSCLGACGLAPAITINDKVHGAMTPQKAMELLNALKEEE comes from the coding sequence ATGATGAGTTCACAAATTGATTTTAGTAAATTAGATAATATACTCCAAAATCACGAAAATAAACCTAGTAATATTATTGCAATATTACAAGACACGCAGGAAATATATAGGTATTTACCTAAAGAGGTATTTGCATATTTTTCAGAAAAGCTTGGAATGAGTATGGCCAAAATATATGGTGTGGCAACTTTTTATGATAACTTCTCTTTAGAACCAAAAGGTACGTATGTTATAAAAATATGTGATGGCACAGCATGTCATGTAAGAAAGTCTGTTCCTATTTTAGACAAAATGCGAGCAGAGCTAGGATTGTCAGAAAAGAAGACTACAACGGATAATTTGAGGTTTACAGTGGAAACGGTTTCTTGCCTTGGCGCCTGTGGGCTTGCACCTGCTATAACTATTAATGATAAAGTACATGGTGCTATGACTCCACAAAAAGCAATGGAACTTTTAAACGCACTTAAGGAGGAAGAATAA
- the nuoF gene encoding NADH-quinone oxidoreductase subunit NuoF, producing the protein MLLSRNDLISIRNEYADSFNRQHKKILICAGTGCIAGGALEIYDEFVKIMKGKGIDCELGLQKEPHDDSVGIKKSGCHGFCEMGPLVRIEPWGYLYIKVKREDCAEILEKTILNNECVERLAYTKNGKIYKKQEEIPFYKSQTRLALEHCGHIDATSIEEYIAIGGYAALEKALFDMDEESIIKEIEESNLRGRGGGGFPTGRKWSQVKKQKTDIKYIVCNGDEGDPGAFMDRSLMEGDPHRVLEGMMIAAIACGSHEGYIYVRAEYPLAVNRLKNAIIQARSYGVLGDNILGTSFSFNIKINKGAGAFVCGEGSALTASIEGKRGMPRVKPPRTVEQGLFAKPTVLNNVETFANVPLIINKGAKWYKSIGPENSPGTKAFALTGNIENTGLIEVPMGSTLREIIFGIGGGIKGGKKFKAVQIGGPSGGCLITSDLDLRLDFDSLKKVGAMIGSGGLVVMDEDTCMVEVAKFFMTFTQNESCGKCIPCREGTKRMLEILQGITSGKGKPSDIDMLLELADTISQTALCGLGKTAALPVVSTIKNFRSEYETHINQKKCPSKTCVGLKTIFIDKELCRGCSKCSRICPVNAISGKIKSIYTIDKDKCIKCGACVEACTFKAIKED; encoded by the coding sequence ATGCTTCTTAGTAGAAATGATTTAATTAGTATCAGAAATGAATATGCTGATAGTTTTAATAGGCAACATAAAAAGATCCTTATATGCGCAGGTACTGGTTGTATTGCAGGTGGTGCACTTGAAATTTATGATGAATTTGTAAAGATTATGAAGGGTAAAGGGATAGATTGTGAGTTAGGTCTCCAAAAGGAACCACATGATGATTCAGTTGGAATTAAAAAGAGTGGATGTCATGGATTTTGCGAAATGGGACCGCTTGTAAGGATTGAGCCATGGGGGTATTTATATATAAAAGTAAAACGAGAGGATTGCGCCGAAATACTCGAAAAAACTATTCTTAATAATGAGTGTGTTGAGAGGCTTGCATACACTAAAAACGGGAAAATATATAAAAAGCAAGAGGAAATTCCTTTTTATAAGAGTCAAACAAGACTAGCACTTGAACATTGTGGACATATTGATGCAACTTCTATAGAAGAATATATTGCTATAGGAGGATATGCAGCACTTGAGAAAGCTTTATTTGATATGGATGAAGAAAGTATCATTAAAGAAATAGAGGAATCTAATTTAAGAGGACGTGGAGGCGGCGGATTTCCTACAGGCCGTAAGTGGTCACAGGTAAAAAAACAGAAAACCGATATAAAGTATATTGTATGTAATGGTGATGAAGGCGATCCGGGTGCATTTATGGATAGAAGTCTTATGGAGGGAGATCCACATAGAGTACTTGAAGGAATGATGATTGCGGCTATCGCGTGTGGGTCTCATGAAGGATATATTTATGTGCGAGCTGAGTATCCTCTTGCTGTAAATAGACTTAAAAATGCTATTATTCAAGCAAGAAGTTACGGTGTTTTAGGCGATAATATTCTCGGTACAAGCTTTAGCTTTAATATTAAAATAAACAAAGGGGCAGGCGCTTTCGTTTGTGGGGAGGGTAGTGCACTTACGGCTTCGATTGAAGGAAAAAGAGGCATGCCAAGGGTAAAACCTCCAAGGACAGTTGAGCAAGGACTTTTTGCTAAACCAACAGTACTTAATAATGTAGAAACATTCGCTAATGTTCCTTTAATTATTAATAAAGGTGCGAAATGGTATAAATCTATAGGGCCTGAAAATAGTCCTGGTACTAAGGCGTTTGCTTTAACTGGAAATATAGAAAACACGGGGCTTATTGAGGTTCCGATGGGGTCAACATTAAGAGAAATAATATTTGGAATAGGTGGAGGAATTAAGGGTGGCAAGAAATTTAAGGCTGTCCAGATAGGTGGTCCATCAGGGGGATGCCTTATAACATCAGATCTTGATTTAAGACTTGATTTTGATTCATTAAAAAAAGTGGGAGCAATGATAGGCTCAGGTGGACTTGTGGTTATGGATGAGGATACATGCATGGTTGAGGTTGCAAAATTTTTTATGACATTCACTCAAAATGAATCTTGTGGAAAATGTATTCCTTGTCGTGAGGGGACTAAAAGAATGCTTGAAATTCTCCAGGGAATTACTTCAGGCAAGGGCAAACCATCAGATATTGACATGTTACTCGAACTTGCAGATACCATATCACAAACAGCATTATGTGGGCTTGGAAAAACAGCTGCATTACCAGTTGTTAGTACTATTAAAAATTTCAGATCTGAGTATGAAACACACATAAATCAAAAGAAATGTCCATCAAAAACTTGCGTTGGGCTTAAGACTATATTTATTGATAAAGAACTTTGCAGGGGTTGTTCGAAGTGCTCAAGGATTTGCCCAGTTAATGCAATTTCAGGCAAAATAAAGTCAATCTATACAATTGACAAAGATAAGTGCATTAAGTGTGGTGCCTGTGTTGAAGCTTGCACATTTAAAGCTATAAAGGAGGATTAA
- a CDS encoding [FeFe] hydrogenase, group A: MMTGQFMLIDDIPVEINGEKNILELVRKAGIDLPTLCYYSELSVYGACRMCMVENKWGGMEAACSTPPKANMEIYTNTPKLRKYKKMILELLLAAHCRDCTTCEKSGQCKLQELAKQFGITKVRFSNTSVKSKIDDSSVCIVRDKSKCILCGDCVRMCEEVQNVGAIDFVNRGSKMTVGTAFDVPLAQTNCVGCGQCAAVCPTGAIIVKNDTQRLWKDISDIETLVVVQIAPAVRAGISEELGIKNDVNVMGKIVSSLRKMGVDEVFDTSTGADLTVLEETKEFLSRIEKNEKLPLFTSCCPAWVNYVENNYPSLIKNISTCRSPMQMFASVIKEQYKESNKKIVHVAIMPCTAKKFESQRDEFIENGVNSVDYVITTQELIKMIKESGIVFSEVLPEAVDMPFGVSSGAGVIFGVTGGVTEAVIRRVIEDKSPSALRDLAFARVRGMEGVKETSITVGGRLINVAVVSGLKNADELVKKIQAGEAQYDFVEVMACPGGCIGGAGQPFVKSKGKLKRGALLYEADRMNVIRRSEENPLMDTLYKGLLKDKVHKLLHVEYK; encoded by the coding sequence ATGATGACTGGTCAATTTATGCTTATAGATGATATTCCTGTAGAGATAAATGGAGAAAAAAACATTCTTGAGTTAGTTAGGAAAGCAGGTATTGATTTGCCCACCTTATGTTATTATTCAGAGCTTTCAGTGTATGGTGCCTGTCGTATGTGCATGGTAGAAAACAAATGGGGAGGAATGGAAGCTGCCTGCTCTACTCCTCCAAAGGCTAATATGGAGATTTATACAAATACCCCGAAGCTTCGTAAATATAAAAAAATGATACTTGAATTGCTATTAGCGGCGCATTGTAGAGATTGTACTACATGTGAGAAAAGTGGTCAGTGCAAATTGCAAGAACTTGCTAAACAGTTTGGGATAACAAAAGTAAGATTCAGTAACACTTCAGTTAAGAGTAAAATAGATGACTCTTCAGTATGTATAGTGCGCGATAAAAGTAAGTGTATTTTATGTGGTGATTGTGTACGTATGTGTGAGGAAGTGCAAAATGTTGGAGCTATTGATTTTGTTAATAGAGGTTCAAAAATGACTGTAGGCACTGCCTTTGATGTACCGCTTGCCCAGACTAATTGCGTTGGGTGCGGACAGTGCGCAGCAGTGTGTCCTACTGGCGCAATTATTGTGAAAAATGATACTCAGAGGCTTTGGAAAGATATTAGTGATATAGAAACATTAGTCGTGGTTCAGATTGCCCCTGCAGTACGTGCAGGAATTAGCGAGGAGTTAGGTATAAAAAATGATGTAAATGTTATGGGTAAAATTGTAAGCAGTCTTAGGAAAATGGGTGTTGATGAAGTTTTTGATACATCGACCGGAGCTGATCTTACAGTACTTGAGGAGACAAAAGAATTCCTTTCAAGAATTGAAAAGAATGAAAAATTACCATTATTTACATCGTGTTGTCCTGCTTGGGTAAATTATGTTGAAAATAATTATCCTAGTTTAATTAAAAACATTTCTACATGTCGTTCACCTATGCAGATGTTTGCATCTGTAATTAAAGAGCAGTATAAGGAATCTAATAAGAAAATTGTACATGTAGCAATAATGCCTTGCACAGCAAAAAAATTTGAATCACAAAGAGATGAATTTATAGAGAATGGGGTTAATAGTGTAGATTATGTAATAACTACGCAAGAGCTTATTAAAATGATAAAAGAGTCAGGTATTGTTTTTTCTGAGGTATTGCCTGAAGCAGTTGATATGCCATTTGGTGTCAGTAGTGGAGCCGGCGTTATATTTGGAGTAACAGGTGGGGTAACTGAGGCTGTTATACGCCGTGTAATAGAGGATAAATCACCTTCTGCATTACGTGATCTTGCTTTCGCTAGAGTAAGGGGGATGGAGGGAGTTAAAGAAACAAGTATTACAGTTGGTGGACGTTTAATAAATGTAGCTGTTGTAAGTGGACTTAAAAATGCTGATGAACTTGTGAAAAAAATACAGGCAGGCGAGGCTCAATATGATTTTGTTGAAGTTATGGCGTGTCCGGGCGGATGTATTGGTGGTGCAGGACAACCATTTGTAAAATCAAAGGGAAAATTAAAACGTGGTGCTTTGTTATATGAAGCAGACAGAATGAATGTTATAAGGCGATCAGAGGAAAATCCTTTGATGGATACATTGTATAAAGGTTTGTTAAAAGATAAGGTTCACAAGTTATTACATGTAGAATATAAATAA
- a CDS encoding NUDIX hydrolase, whose product MSMKNITTLADTQYLKLYDAQYINKNGECKNWSIASRKNIDTLKNIYFNKAECAIDAVIIIATHTVENKLVIIKQFRVPLNDYVYEIPAGLIDPGEDFKTTVARELKEETGLDLIQIDYSKTKSQAYISTGMTDESAALVYCTCQGKISKDYLEPDEDIEVILLSKAEAKVLIDSDKKIDIKAFLSIQNFIA is encoded by the coding sequence ATGAGTATGAAAAATATTACAACACTAGCAGATACACAATATTTAAAACTCTACGATGCCCAATATATTAACAAAAACGGGGAATGCAAAAATTGGTCAATAGCTTCTAGAAAAAACATAGATACATTAAAAAATATATATTTTAATAAAGCAGAATGCGCTATAGACGCCGTAATAATAATAGCGACCCACACTGTTGAAAATAAGTTAGTAATTATAAAACAATTTAGGGTCCCTCTTAATGATTATGTTTATGAAATTCCTGCTGGGCTTATTGATCCTGGTGAGGATTTTAAAACTACTGTTGCTCGAGAACTAAAGGAAGAAACTGGACTTGATTTGATCCAAATTGATTATTCTAAAACAAAATCACAGGCTTACATTTCAACTGGTATGACAGATGAATCCGCTGCACTAGTGTATTGTACTTGCCAAGGTAAAATATCAAAAGATTATCTAGAACCTGATGAAGATATTGAGGTTATACTTTTATCCAAGGCAGAAGCTAAAGTTTTAATTGATTCTGATAAAAAAATAGACATTAAGGCTTTTCTTTCAATACAAAACTTTATCGCTTAG
- a CDS encoding helix-turn-helix domain-containing protein → MQNEINYVKVGTRIRIEREKFDMTREKLSELLNLSPYFLGQIERGERRMSINTLINITECLHVSIDYLIFEQLNVNTNNDELHSLIDKCSEKEIKVIESLIKLLIPHLAR, encoded by the coding sequence GTGCAAAATGAAATCAATTATGTAAAAGTTGGAACTAGAATAAGGATTGAACGAGAAAAGTTTGATATGACAAGGGAAAAATTATCGGAGCTCTTAAATCTTTCACCATACTTTCTAGGGCAAATTGAAAGAGGCGAAAGACGAATGAGCATTAACACATTAATAAACATTACTGAATGTTTACATGTTTCGATAGATTACTTAATTTTTGAACAGTTAAATGTTAATACTAATAACGATGAGTTACATTCATTAATTGATAAATGTTCAGAAAAAGAAATCAAAGTAATTGAAAGCCTTATAAAATTATTAATACCACATTTGGCAAGGTGA